TGACAAATTTGAAGAAACTACTTGAAACTGTGTAGCGCAAACATTGAGCCGCATGAAGGAAAAAACATGAATAAaacgaaaaacattgaaaaaaaaatcgaattattAAAACAACAAGTATGATTATAAATTGCGGATCTATATTACGCCACCGctgacaaaatttcaatttgcgCACAGTTCTAATCCTTCGTTGCCTTCAGAGGAACTACCAGGGGAACGTTGGCAAATTGGTTGGCAAAGAGGAACTCCTAGGGGAatcttcggagaaattcctggggaaattgcCGTAGgatggaattgctggaggagttTTCGAAAAATTATCGGTGGAgttcctaatgaaatttacaGTGGAATTCTTGGGAGAATCCAATTAGGAAATTCTGGGAAATTTTAAGAGAAAATGTTTAAgttttcgggagaattccttaggGAATCTTTAGGGGAAATTAGGGTTGAAGCTTTGGAAGAGGAGAGATCTTGGATAAAATTCCAGGGCTATTCCTAGAAGAGGGATTTAATAACTGGAAATAATCCTGTGAAAGTTTCTTGAGGATTCGCTAGGGAATGTTTTCTGAGGGAATTTCTGACGCAATTTTTTGAAGCACATCAAAcaaaattctgaaataaaaGCTGGGAATATTCTggtgaattcctgcagaaaccaGCTCGGTATTCCATGGAGGAATTCTCTtgaagtttttggagaaatccCCTTTGAGTTTATGGAGTAAgatccgggagaattcctgtagaactttcggaggattttcttGAATTTACTGTTGCTGTTTCACATCCATCTAAAAGTAAGACAACACCAGATGATTGATTTAAAAATACAAGTTCCAACTATATTATACTATTTACTTACCTGCTTGATGACAGTTTAAAAAATTGACTGACGAAGCACAAAACATGTTTCCGCCTACTTTTACAATTACATTCACTGATTGTCAAAAATACTTGGGTAATTATATCAAGTTTTCCTTGAGCCTTTTCCTTGAGAGCTCCATACTAAGCTTTAGCAACCAATACTCATCCAAATATTCTCCTAGATATTACCCCATCTAAGTAACCATTTATAATACACGCCAATGAcactaaatgtgaaaatacaATCAATATCCATTTGACCCTTTTGAAGTGTAGTCCATTCCCTACAATCATATGTCTGGTAtctaaggatctgttgggagGAGTTTTGATAGAAACCGCCGAAACTATTTTAGATGTTTTTACTGCTTAGGTCTTAGGACCTAAACTTCTCGACGTTTCGCGAAGTGTAAAGTAATGTCAGTATGAGGCAGGATGGCCTGACCTTGGTTTAAGACACGCCTTACACTTTTAAATAATTGTAGATCTGATGAACTGAAAAACGTTTTGGGTTGCCTACAGTGTACTGAAATGCGAGAAGATTCATGTCACATATTTGAACAAGCATCAAAGGATCTGTTagggaaatttttgaaagaagacaTGAACATTTAGAGGCCGTCGCACCCTAAGCCTAAGGATTTAAACTTCAGAACGTTTTGCAGCTTCTAGAATGTCACCATGGGGCAGGTAGAACATTTTTGCAAAATCATCTCCATGGTTCTAGGTAGGATGGTAGGATGGTAGAAATCTGATCTACGGTTTTCCATGATAGTAGGTAGTTTTGGATGGCCTTCGGTGTATTCAAATTGTATCTAATAAGTATTCAATAAGTAtctaaggatctgttgggaagatTTTTGTAACATGCTATGAACCGTTACCGCTTAGACCTTGAGACCTATACATCAGATAGTTTCGCGAATTCCAGTATGACATTATGAAGATTGCCAAAAATCTCCACAAAAATAATCTCATATTTTTTAACTGATAAGAATAATCTGATCTTAGTTTGAAACACGCATTTTGCTTCTacatgattgtagatctgacaaCCTAAACCTAATAACGTTTTGGATTGCCCTCGGTGTGTTGCAATGCTGCAAGATTGGTATCACATATCTTCACAAGCATCTGAAGATGTGTTGGGAAGTTTTGATATATGCCATGAACTTTTTGGAGGTTGTTACTTCATAGGCTTCACGATcaaaacttcagaacatttcgtgAATTCCAGAGAATCATTATGGAGCGTGCCAAATATTTCCACACAATTATCTGAAATCCTTGAACTGAGCAGGGTGACCTGTGCTTATTGTGAAACACAGATTACGCTTCTAAATAATTGAAGATCTGATGACCTGAACTCATGAAAGTTTCGGATGGCCTTGCGTTGAAATACAAGATAATAGGCCTTACATTCCTTGACCAGCATCAAAGGGTTATGGATGAATTGCCCCCAGTATCATTACAAATAAAAATTGTCTGCATATATATCTACAATGTTTTACGATATTTGTCGCTCCTGTCTGGCATGATttgatatagggggaatgacggctttggcaggttttgttctattattgtcagggtggttttttatgactaattatgctcaaattgggcctaaatattcttttgatattaaagaatattgtgaccaaatttcataaaaattggtcgacaaaaacctccctgccaataataaaacaaaacctgccaaagccgtcttttcccctattacaatatttgaagaaatatgACCACACCTCATAGATAAGGAACAAAAGGCTTTCAATATCGGTAACTACAGTAATAACTTGATTGCACTTGATTCATGAAGAAATTTGGCCATTATAGCGAAAAATAACGAAAAAGACATAGACATTTTCGAAACTCATGATCGCGAGAAGTAACAGTACCTATGTCAAAAGAAAGTCCTACAAGTCCCCTTTGAGAAAAGCCTGAAATTATGATAATCGGTCATCGAGCCTTTTGAACGAGATGAGTATCGCCCCGGCCTTTTAAAGGTTAATAAGGGAACTAGCCACACAACAATGAACAAGTCAAAGTACCATATCAACGATTTTGTGCAATActcaacttatttttttttcgtttttggcgcTTTTTTTAAACCTATAAAACTAATCAATATAATCAGGAAAGTAAAGTGCgttgcttagcttagcttagcttagactgactgtacatatcaatggttgctaccccgtgattgatcagaactggtgcaaattgcacttcgatTCAAGTGAATAGCGGTTTGGATTTACCGTctataatggaacgtacacacggtcaagcagtttgaccaacattgactccacctctcgtttaatcaaacatccatcaagtttcaccaacagcgacacgaacaatcaatttattcgaccaacaatatcacacacgaacgacagaagcgccaacttgagcaccaaccatcaaaaaatatatgagggtttgtgcaacttcactacaaatgctcaaacatgttcggcgaaccttgactccacccccgacaactcaaaccaaaatcaaaccgttttaattttttccaaccgagccgccaactgtcaaatggttgttcgaacaacttcacacagtGCAATTTTCAGCAGCAGCTcacaaatgttgatcaataacggcgccggccaagtccttaagtcagttgggaaagggagggaatgttagtgtgtggttattgttgttactagagaccgagaatacctatGCATTCCACAataaccacgggaaggaagttgtgttagttgggtggggtaatcagtaacatagatcgggagtcaccatggaaagtgatgtgatctATGTAActtcaattttcaattgttcatccttcgcgagaataaacaatcaatcgctcaaagtgagcgattgtccatttgaattttggattaatttttggatggaatttctttaacgtaagaaaagtaaaaaaaaaagccGGATTGAAATCGAAAATAAGGATATATTCACGGCTGTTTAATCTCAtcgatagtaatcggaaagctaatgtcaaCCAGCAACTCTTATTTTATCTCATTAATAAAGAATGCACAGCCAGgcatattttattatatctCGTTTATTTAATATGGcgtttaattttcattattttcttttttgtgggcaatgagtatgtttttatttagtattTGTATTACTGTTCACTCTTATGGATTCCATTATTGTATTATACTGAATGTAATAAgtataacaaacataaaaatcatACTAACCATAATATTGTGTAACTAATGTAATTCCAAGTCCCTCTGAAACATATATTGCATCGAGGCAAATTGTATTAGATGCATATCTTTAAATTAAGTAACCACGAAGTAATGAAAAAAGAAGCTGTTCCGGCGAACTTCGTCTCGCCCAAAAATGTTCTCCAAAATAAAAAGGAGACATAATCTTTGATGAATCGATTTATCTCGAAATTGGCTTTTTGGAGCGCATAAAACTTAGCTCACTGGTTGCGCATGCCATGGTGAAAATTTAGTTCACGCTTGCATGTGGATTCAGCCTGGGACAACTTACAGAAAACTGAAAACCCTTTCACACGATACACCAACAAAACCCACATGAAGCATAAATAATCTAGTTTTAAATTATAAATGTAAGAGTATTATGAAAGCGAACCTTTTCCTCCTAACTCTGCTCTTCGAATACAATAATTCAATTTTAAGAGTTAAGCGTAGGTGAAGAAAATTGCCTCTAGTCGTATCAAAAGTATAATTTTCACGATCTCACCAAATTTGTCTCCATTGATCAGGTCTCGAGGGTCTCCGTGTTGTAAGTAACATACTCCCagacagtgttgtaaaatgtcatttgcatttgtttgtataattttcccagaacttttttcagaagttagctatcaattcatgatgcatgacgaacttatagcgcttaaatgtggctacaactttgtctaacaagacattggtgtaaatatgtaatctgaggcgtgggaggcaaaatgtcattcaaatgacattatgtcaaatgacacgtgacattttggagagttttcactctccagcctcagatgttatatttagagcaatgtacctttggacaaaaatatagccctactcaagcgttatgagtacataaaaagttatggaataaatttggtttctaaagaaagttatgaacaatttagtgaaatgacatgcagatgacattttacaagcctgctccCAGATCCGCCAGTAACTGATTCATTTACAAAATGGGGTGTTGAATGAACTTCTGCTTTTCTAATTTCACTTTAACTATTCACACTTTTTCTATAATCAGGAAAGTAAAGTGCGTTGCCTGAACAAACTAACTGTTCGAATAAATATCCTAGCCGAATATGAAATTTTGCTCATGAAAATATCTTATGGGATAGATGACGTTTTTGGCAGATTTTTGACATCCCTGTGGAATCAATGTGAGACTGTTCTAGTTTCCGCGTTCCTAATACGCGTTCGATTGAACCAAATGGCTAACTGATCGTCAAATAAACGAGACGAGTAGGACTATTCGTCTAGTTTAAAACTTCATCCTGAACACGTATCTAGATCCGAAAACATGCAATGCAATTCCACCAGCCTTCTCTTGAAGACTTCTTTTGCTAGCTTCAAAGTTTTGACGTATTTTTGCTGGAGGGTTTGAAAAGTTCAAACATTCTGCGCTACAAAAATCTTGAATGTAGGGGAAGAGGGCCCAAAACggcaagaatttcttcaacgtgatttacaaaaaaattacCGTAGCAATTAAAATTTGTATCTTTTTTTTGTCTTGTTATTAgctatttacatattttatttataaaagcAAAAGAAACAGAATAAGGTACACCGATGAGCTGTCTTCAAATAAATTCTCCCAACTATGTATTCCTACTGACATCCGGCAATTGAACTATCAACACGACACAAAGCAGCTGGGAAATTCTGGAACGCCAAGTCGTTGAGCTCTGAGTCGAATTgctgcaaaataaaaaaaaagcttatCATCTCGAACTTTAACAACACACAAATcgctatatcttacatcgttAAACGAGAAACTCGGTACGAAGGTCAATGGAATTTGCTGGGTGCGTCGTTCGGCTTCCAGCTGCAGCTGTACTCCCTGGATACCTTCCACACAGTTTTGGGTCGAAACCAGATCCACGCCAGAGCGGAAGGTGCACTAAGGAAAGATATAACGTATACAATGAtgttcaaatcaatcaaattaaatgattgaACGGTGCGAAATGACAAAACTACCAATTTTCATGCTGTTAATTGACCGTTTTATTACGATAAGATAGCTTATCGGCACTCGGCAAACGCGTTCACAATTAAACTCACCTCCCATCCACGTGGATCAGCGGCAAAGTTCATCTGGCAGGTAACGAACGAAACCTGCGCGTCCTGTTGCGGAAGTCTGTCCAGCACGCACGACTGGATCCTATTTCCTTCGCATTCAAGTGGTCCATGTTGACACTCAAATGACTCGCCACCGTTGATACTCtggcaagaaaaaaaatgtaacaatACAAATTCGATTTATTCGGGGACATAACACTATATTATTTAACAACGGCGGCAGTGAATTTGGCAGTAATTGAACGATAATGCTTATCGGCTTTTTTGTGTCGACTGATAAGAGTGTCATGCTGTCAATCTGAGTTACAGCTGTCAACAGTCTGGGATTTAGTAAGccaatttctggaaaaaaaattctgtcCACTGCAATCTAAGATAAGCCGATGCATTTTTGCTTCATAGGAAATATGGCTGGATTTTCTTTGGTTTATCGGATGTggactatttttaattttcatttccatTCTGCAGTTAACGGAGCCGACCAAGTCCATGTAATCAAATGGGAAAGGAAAGTAAGTGTGTGATCATTGCTATTACTAGAGACCTGGGGGACCTCTGTACATCCACTATTACCACGGTAAAGTAAAAGTTTCTCGGAAAACACGGTTAAAAGGATTTGAAACATACGAGAAAAATCTAGATTAACACTGATAAGTAGAAAGATCCTAATTTTTGCATTGTACTCATGGTACGCAATTTGTATTGAGTAAATCGGATAGGTACAAGTGTCAAAAAAGTAAATTTTCCTTAGCACCGTTTGATAttagtattttagccataacatCTGAGCCTATAATCCAACCTAGCCAATCGAGAAAAAGCAAGTAGACTAACTCCTCATAGCGATCATAGATTTAGGAAGTGAAGAAAGTGTTTCGAGAGATGTGACGAATTAACATCTACAACAATTCACACGACCCTGGAGTATATCGCATCgatgtatttattattattttatagcaTACTTGAGGAGCAAATCGTTTTCTTCAAGAGCGTCATAAACCCGTAATTGTTATTCCAGATAGGAGGAGCGATCGCTTTTTTGATAAGCACGTTGACTGACCAACAAGTGATCTTAATATATATTATCAAGTCACTCACTCACTACGCACCTCTAAAGGTTCATACTTTGTTTTCCTTCTACGATTTTTGTAATccgtttttatttttcttctttttttccttcttctcttttcattttctcctttcttattccttcttctataTGCTTTCTTCCTTTACTTTCTACAATATTCTATTCGTTCTTTTTGGTCTTCAACCTATGCCTTTCaagctttatttttatattttttccttccttctccaTACTACTATACTTTTGTATTAACGGCTTTTCAGTATCATAAAtgataatgtgataatatttgtaacaaatttgattgaaatcggttcAGGGGTCCAGAATTTACAcaaaatttacaatgttctgaaaactcagatgtgaatatgtacattatgtggaagatttgaaaaatttattggaagtaacaactttcccttcgatgggattcgaacccacgaccctcagtacgctagactagtGCTTCAATCAACTAAGCtgcgaaggacctccatcggccTTTGCAACttacaacctcacttgatcagtacaattgctgatgaagaatgtgtgtagccaccagacattctaaatactcacgctcctctaatgtgcaCGTGTATTATACACATGAGGAagtttgacaaatggattgcagTGGATTCGACTATGCTTCCAATTTGGAAACTTCGGGCTCATTCTGTGgccgctaagttgcgaagaCCGAtgaaggtccttcgtagcttagttggttaaagcatcagtctagcgtactgagggtcgtgggttcgagtccaatcgaagggaaagtggttaccttcaatacattttttaaatcaaaatcttccacataatgtacatgaGTTTTCGGAACATTGTAAATCAACGTCCAAGCCGGGTGGTTTAATATCCGGAACATACGGAAGATCCATCAATTACgaaacgcaaaaattggactttttcaaacccccttCCCCCTATGTCATACTTCTTGTATGAAGCTTTTactatggatcgtcacactttacTCAACCCACCTCCCACTCTAagcattacgtaatttgtggacgttccttAGCTTTGATTGAACTACACAAAATTGTTCATTTTCTAAACAATGTGCCATTTCCGTTGTCCCATCAGTGGCCCTCGCAAAACCAACACAATCTACTTCTCAGTGTAGCGAATATGTAATCCAAATTTAGTTAAAATCGTTACTGGGAGATAAAAATAACACTGGTTTACTTATTTCCAATATAGTACCCCTCCcacataccctccctttttcccaACAAACCACCCACCATATCTATGATTTCCCACTTCGGATAgagaaattgtgtaaaatttgattgaaatcggtcggGGGTTCAATATTTCCGgtaaattgatcattttttcaaagaaaaatgaaggaaaaaaaagagtgaagaaagaaagaagaaataagggaaAAAAACTGTTTCCTGCAAAACTGAAGAAAGTAAGAAAGAAtggaggaagaatgaagaaagagagaaaaaaagaagatagaaagaaggaagaaaggaggaaaacaaggaaagaagtaagaaagtaggaaaaaaagaaggaaaaaatgagaaagaatgaagaaagatagAAAAAACAAGAAATAAATAAGGCAGgcagaaggtagaaagaagcaagaaagaaggaatcaagaaagaaaaagaatcaAGAAAAAAGAAATTAGTATTCACTATACACTTTTCttcattttctgatttttttttctacctaCAATCTGGTTTCGATGGCGATTGCGACCAGAGAGTTAAATTTTATTTACTCAATAAGCACAATTAACAGTGCCTCAAACCCACTGACAAGCCTACAATAGAATTATATTATTCTTGTTCCGAATAGGCGCGAATAGGTTGGACTGGATTTTTCTTGATTCGAAAAGGTTCAATGCGATTTTGTCTATCAACCGCCCCtcttcagagttggatttttaATCTAAGCCCGTGAAATCGCGAAAaaggttgttttttttattacataaGTTTATtgaatcttccagaaattcggATAATTACAATGGTTTTTATTGCTTTATTAACATTTGACCATGGTTTACAACAGCATACACAAATCATGGAGAAAATCTTCATTTAGATCGTGATTTTGAACTTTCCTCGTATCGTCACGTTTTATGTTTTAATAATTTGCTATTTGTATCACGCTTCTCAAGGTTGACTCTTGCTGATGTTCTTCACAGAACGTCAGTTATTtcaatgaatcacatacagtggttggtttcctacccACCGCTGCCGTATCTGCGAGCCTGCtaacagcggcacactaggagttaactttcggaaatcgatggcgaaaggcatctaaagtttaatatcttgaaaataatcacctaaataaaaaaaatggtaggcgtagtagcagacacctttctacataactgataccaaatagattttcgtgaaaacttCCTGCTGTTGTGGAAacctgcgttagatgtctttcgccatacaaacttcaagtggttaactcatgctggctatttttacataaacgttagcgcctggatgtggcagctGCGGTtaggaaaccaaccactgtatgtgattcattgaGCGCTCAACTTGTTTTATATCATGCTCCCAACATGCTGCCCAAAAAAAGTCCTTGTTTTATATATCCTTGAATGTATCAAAAAATGTGTCTAGAAACAAAATTTCCTAAGCGGAGATATATATTCACATATCTATGTGAACATAAGTCATAATATTTTCGTGTTTTGAATACACGTGAACTATTTCAAGATTTCCAAAACGTCCTGTAGTTCAAAACATGCTACAGACCTTTCTGGTTCTTCAAAAACGTCCTTGAAATCGTAATGTTTGCACTACCCGATCATCCATGTTTGTAAACGTAGTGGTTCTACGCCTCCCTCAACAAAATAAGTCAACGACTGTATTCGAATAAACATTGCTCAACCCCAACACCTACTTAGTCATTATACATTGGACGATAAATTGAACTTAACTCAAGATCATTTTAAGAACCTTGGACATCTCATGATCAAGGAAATTAGGATCACGTTTTTATTGAAGGTTCTTGGGTATATGCCGATGCTTAGGACATTGTAAAAGTCTTGGTTGATCCGGTACACCCTGTCGTTAATCTGCTGCATCTCGATCGAGATATGGAGAGATCGTGGAATGGGAGAAAATTGAAAAGGGTACTAGATCGAAAAAGGCTCGTTGTTATGAAGAACaactacaaaacaaatgtcatttcttgtttcTAATGTGATTGTTATATTGCCCCAaggtggtctagtagcctagaaatgtAAATATATCGACACAGGGAgaatgaatcctgaacaaaatatgaccagaacacatcgaaATAGAGAAATATCAAAATAGTGAGCTCATCGAAATgtagaaagcaaaaatgtaAGTATCGCcatcttcttgccctcagatgtgTTCAATCTATTTTACaatcattctaagtagttgaaacagtgacccattctcacccccatttgaacCATTGTCACCTCCGACAACGTCAGATTTAAAGAATCGagcaaaccatcgacatagggagagatatcgagatatagtaTATCATGATGTAGAGAGTCTACTGCAGATATCTTAGGTTGATCTCGAAAACGTTGAATATCTTGAATATCTCTATCGAAAAAAGTAGGTTGACATGATGCGCATATAGTACTtaagtatattttttttcttagttgtacctagggtggtcggtattggcaattttttggcaaatgccGGTATTccgcaaggatgttatcgatcatctagtaatttgcgttcaatcatttagtagtttgtcaataactcattccagaagctgaatttcaaaatgtgttgtatggcgcacatctagtgcgaaggtttttctacaactctgcctaatggttcgttattagaattcaactaataacagagttatagcgctagtagcagtaactttaactaaatgattgaaattttgttattatttagtctaagttactgaaactgtagctataactccgttactagtggaaatcaaacaacgaaccatcaGGCAGAGTTGCAGAataaccttcgcactagaagtctatcatacaacacattttgaaattcagctttcggagtgagttattgacaaactacttaatgatcgaacgcgaatggctaaatgatcgaaaacatccttggtaTTCCGTATTTGGTGTAGTCAATACCataaataccggtttttgtgataatttcaggtattCAAAGACAAACTTTTGATTATGGCTTTTGGATGAAATACAACTTAAGTAGACATAACATACTGAGCAAAGCATCTTCCAATCCGCATTTGTTGGCAATGTTGAAAACTACTGAGAAttccctctctggttcaaccgaagttggacgaatggCTCCAAGCTAGACagtcgaaaatcagtgtcaaacacttgcccttaatcccttcagatttatattaggagaattccttacggattgcatgcaaggaccctggcgtcaacgtatttACCATcagcaacgcaagtgttttgctctgcAGTATCTTCGCAAGTTGTTCTTTtaccgataaaccagaaaaaatatCGATAGATGCATCTTCATCGTACAGATCGTCAggtatggtcgttgtctcagtttcaacgatcgcatcagtagctctggatgtcttgaagaaaatgccaaaatcgtttctgatcaatTGCTTCATTATTTgcagaattattaaaaaaacaaaaagatcggcgtattcTGATCGTCTCTTTTGGTTTCATTCCTTAAAAGCATTGAATAATTGGTGAAAATTGttgtggcttgatttgataattgttccAACATAAATTGGAGCACCTCGTCGGCTTAatatagagtgcagaactcacaGTAGTgccacagcagcttgaacaggtacgagggcttgaattatttcaccaaccCACGGTGGagaagctagaacaaatggctGACTAAAAACCCTTTCtcgtttttcgaacttttgcatagtattatatttttagaatattcttcaataTTATCTCCATTATGTGTCATtgacagtg
The nucleotide sequence above comes from Armigeres subalbatus isolate Guangzhou_Male chromosome 3, GZ_Asu_2, whole genome shotgun sequence. Encoded proteins:
- the LOC134227083 gene encoding GILT-like protein 1; amino-acid sequence: MLRVVPILILALVAASVDAKVKVTVFYEHLCPDSIRWVSNQLAPNYDALRNYIDLEFIPFGKATSINGGESFECQHGPLECEGNRIQSCVLDRLPQQDAQVSFVTCQMNFAADPRGWECTFRSGVDLVSTQNCVEGIQGVQLQLEAERRTQQIPLTFVPSFSFNDQFDSELNDLAFQNFPAALCRVDSSIAGCQ